A part of Manduca sexta isolate Smith_Timp_Sample1 chromosome 10, JHU_Msex_v1.0, whole genome shotgun sequence genomic DNA contains:
- the LOC115441788 gene encoding glutathione S-transferase 2-like isoform X1, with product MTSRSCGDVVKLRMLASSKMPKVSLYYFEFKALGEGLRMLLAYGGQEFEDIRIEFQKFSDFKPETPFGQLPMLVIDGKKYAQSSAIARYLGRKYGLAGKDIEEDFEIDQVIDLLTDVRLSGLAVIHEKDEALRSKKFSELAETKFPFYLQKFDEILTKNNGFLALGRLTWADFVFVGVFDYLKMLLQMPDLEEKYPIFKKPIEAVVNIPKVKAFIDSAPKSEI from the exons ATGACTTCAAGATCCTGTGGAGACGTGGTGAAGTTAAGAATGCTAGCGAGTAG caaAATGCCGAAGGTGTCCCTCTACTACTTCGAATTCAAGGCCCTGGGTGAGGGTCTGAGAATGCTGCTGGCGTATGGAGGCCAGGAGTTCGAAGACATCAGGATTGAGTTCCAGAAATTCAGTGACTTCAAACCAG AGACTCCATTCGGCCAGCTGCCGATGCTGGTGATTGACGGCAAGAAATATGCCCAAAGTTCAGCGATCGCGCGCTACCTCGGACGCAAGTACGGGCTCGCCGGCAAAGATATCGAAGAAGACTTCGAGATCGATCAAGTCATCGATTTATTAACCGATGTCCGTCTTT CTGGTCTAGCGGTTATACACGAGAAGGACGAAGCGCTGAGGTCAAAGAAGTTCTCTGAACTGGCGGAGACCAAGTTTCCCTTTTACCTGCAGAAATTCGACGAGATCTTGACCAAGAACAACGGATTTCTCGCGCTTGGCAGG CTAACCTGGGCAGATTTCGTATTCGTCGGCGTTTTCGACTACCTCAAAATGTTGCTTCAAATGCCGGACCTCGAAGAGAAGTACCCTATCTTCAAGAAGCCTATTGAAGCCGTTGTCAACATTCCAAAAGTCAAAGCGTTCATTGACTCGGCGCCCAAATCGGAAATTTAA
- the LOC115441788 gene encoding glutathione S-transferase 2-like isoform X2 → MPKVSLYYFEFKALGEGLRMLLAYGGQEFEDIRIEFQKFSDFKPETPFGQLPMLVIDGKKYAQSSAIARYLGRKYGLAGKDIEEDFEIDQVIDLLTDVRLSGLAVIHEKDEALRSKKFSELAETKFPFYLQKFDEILTKNNGFLALGRLTWADFVFVGVFDYLKMLLQMPDLEEKYPIFKKPIEAVVNIPKVKAFIDSAPKSEI, encoded by the exons ATGCCGAAGGTGTCCCTCTACTACTTCGAATTCAAGGCCCTGGGTGAGGGTCTGAGAATGCTGCTGGCGTATGGAGGCCAGGAGTTCGAAGACATCAGGATTGAGTTCCAGAAATTCAGTGACTTCAAACCAG AGACTCCATTCGGCCAGCTGCCGATGCTGGTGATTGACGGCAAGAAATATGCCCAAAGTTCAGCGATCGCGCGCTACCTCGGACGCAAGTACGGGCTCGCCGGCAAAGATATCGAAGAAGACTTCGAGATCGATCAAGTCATCGATTTATTAACCGATGTCCGTCTTT CTGGTCTAGCGGTTATACACGAGAAGGACGAAGCGCTGAGGTCAAAGAAGTTCTCTGAACTGGCGGAGACCAAGTTTCCCTTTTACCTGCAGAAATTCGACGAGATCTTGACCAAGAACAACGGATTTCTCGCGCTTGGCAGG CTAACCTGGGCAGATTTCGTATTCGTCGGCGTTTTCGACTACCTCAAAATGTTGCTTCAAATGCCGGACCTCGAAGAGAAGTACCCTATCTTCAAGAAGCCTATTGAAGCCGTTGTCAACATTCCAAAAGTCAAAGCGTTCATTGACTCGGCGCCCAAATCGGAAATTTAA
- the LOC115441798 gene encoding glutathione S-transferase 2-like, whose amino-acid sequence MATPPAGRGAARGGYIYIISAGFGVVALVSGHSRRFEHYIKMPKVSVYYFQLKSLGESLRMLLAYGGQEFEDIRIEFANFSEFKPETPFGQLPMLVIDGKKYAQSSAIARYLGRKYGLAGKDIEEDFEIDQVVDLFTDLRLAGSAIMYEKDEAVREKKFAELAKTKFPFYLQKLEEILTKNNGFLALGRLTWADFVFVGYFDCLKMLLRTSDLEEKYPIFKKPIETVVNIPKVKAFIDSAPKSEI is encoded by the exons ATGGCAACACCGCCTGCGGGTCGAGGCGCGGCGCGAGGCGGCTACATATACATTATCAGCGCTGGGTTTGGTGTTGTCGCTCTAGTCAGCGGTCACTCGCGACGCTTCGAACACTATAT CAAAATGCCAAAGGTGTCAGTTTACTACTTCCAATTGAAGTCCCTGGGAGAGAGTCTGAGGATGCTGCTGGCGTATGGAGGCCAGGAGTTCGAAGACATCAGGATTGAGTTCGCGAACTTCAGCGAATTCAAACCAG AGACCCCATTCGGCCAGCTGCCAATGCTGGTGATTGACGGCAAGAAATATGCCCAAAGTTCAGCGATCGCGCGCTACCTCGGACGCAAGTACGGGCTCGCCGGCAAAGATATCGAAGAAGACTTCGAGATCGATCAAGTTGTGGATTTATTTACAGATTTACGTCTTG CTGGTTCAGCCATCATGTACGAGAAAGACGAAGCGGTGAGGGAAAAGAAGTTCGCTGAACTGGCGAAGACCAAATTTCCCTTTTATCTGCAGAAATTAGAAGAGATCTTGACCAAGAACAACGGATTCCTCGCGCTTGGCAGG ctTACCTGGGCAGATTTCGTTTTCGTCGGCTATTTCGACTGCCTCAAAATGTTACTTCGCACATCAGACCTCGAAGAGAAGTACCCTATCTTCAAGAAGCCTATTGAAACCGTAGTTAACATTCCAAAAGTCAAAGCGTTCATTGACTCGGCGCCCAAATCggaaatttaa
- the LOC119188907 gene encoding uncharacterized protein LOC119188907 has translation MPRTARNKRRQTEYFDLEQEEMATPRSTERRRVSVTEGSACITASDIASMMTSLQQAQAEHFERLLDKVLDARQPSCSPACVSPAPATPTSSAQPAPGNFATCKARYSGATSESLDGFIDAVEAFKDCANVSDTNALRGLSMLLTHEAATWWQGVKQTITTWDSALQCLRSAFGDSRPPHRIYVELFSNPQGLQEKTDIFVAKARAHLARLPSGDLTEKVQLDMIYGLLNYNIRKRLRREEFSNFNDFLHKARSIEEATADSQKARADTSKNAAAVTRADTSKGAAVVTRARAISPTPATTATMRPSTQRASYNRQSSTAEGSSRHHIPSIDSNATPMRKASYCVYCKNYGHTRQQCRKLLQSVDRARDSNINNKNNNIISCYGCGESGVIRPNCSKCNSNFSAIDFIPMSSSKPRKYPTPPATAAGKASAHVSNFDTYPMVCTGVVPDSCSRNCSVNFASSNCANVNTGLTTTEPSLINSSYNNESTPPDSNFVCKRNMNVPYKQVKHKSIMNVPSRPVIQGGVF, from the coding sequence ATGCCACGTACGGCACGGAACAAACGACGTCAAACCGAGTACTTCGACTTGGAACAAGAAGAAATGGCGACGCCAAGGTCAACGGAGCGGCGCCGCGTGTCCGTGACTGAAGGTTCGGCGTGCATCACGGCGAGCGATATCGCCTCTATGATGACATCCTTGCAGCAAGCGCAAGCGGAACATTTCGAACGCCTGCTTGATAAAGTTCTAGATGCCCGTCAGCCATCTTGTTCGCCCGCGTGTGTTTCACCCGCGCCGGCCACACCTACGTCCTCTGCTCAACCTGCACCAGGCAACTTCGCAACGTGTAAGGCTCGTTACAGCGGAGCGACATCGGAGTCACTCGATGGTTTTATTGATGCAGTGGAAGCGTTTAAAGACTGTGCCAACGTTAGCGACACTAACGCTCTACGTGGGCTATCAATGCTGCTTACTCACGAAGCAGCCACGTGGTGGCAAGGAGTAAAACAGACCATCACCACTTGGGATAGCGCACTTCAATGCTTGCGCAGCGCTTTCGGAGATAGCCGACCGCCACATCGTATATACGTGGAACTCTTCTCCAACCCACAAGGGCTTCAAGAGAAAACAGATATTTTCGTGGCTAAAGCGCGCGCCCATTTAGCACGTCTACCCAGCGGGGACCTCACTGAAAAAGTCCAGTTGGATATGATCTACGGACTCCTTAATTATAACATACGTAAACGACTTCGAAGAGAAGAGTTCTCTAATTTTAATGACTTCCTTCACAAAGCTCGAAGCATCGAGGAAGCCACAGCGGATTCACAAAAGGCGCGCGCCGACACTTCAAAGAATGCCGCCGCTGTTACGCGCGCCGACACCTCAAAGGGTGCTGCCGTTGTTACGCGCGCCCGCGCTATATCGCCGACGCCTGCGACGACCGCGACGATGCGGCCGTCAACGCAACGAGCTTCTTACAACCGTCAGTCTTCGACAGCAGAGGGTTCTTCGCGTCATCATATACCAAGCATCGACTCCAACGCTACTCCGATGAGGAAAGCGTCgtattgtgtttattgtaaaaactatgGACATACACGTCAACAGTGTcgtaaattattacaaagtgtAGATCGTGCTCGTGAtagtaatataaacaataagaataataatattatatcgtgtTATGGATGCGGCGAGAGCGGAGTGATTCGTCCTAATTGTTCTAAGTGTAATTCAAATTTTAGCGCGATTGATTTTATTCCGATGTCGAGCTCGAAACCGCGAAAATATCCGACCCCTCCTGCAACGGCTGCTGGTAAGGCGTCCGCGCACGTAAGTAATTTTGATACCTATCCTATGGTTTGTACTGGGGTTGTACCTGACTCATGTTCTCGTAATTGTAGTGTTAACTTTGCAAGTTCAAACTGTGCTAATGTAAACACAGGACTCACCACTACAGAACCTAGTCTTATTAATAGTTCGTATAATAACGAAAGTACACCCCCCGatagtaattttgtttgtaaacgtAATATGAATGTTCCCTATAAACAAGTTAAGcataaaagtattatgaatgTGCCATCTCGTCCTGTAATTCAGGGGGGAGTCTTTTAA